The Hyperolius riggenbachi isolate aHypRig1 chromosome 3, aHypRig1.pri, whole genome shotgun sequence genome window below encodes:
- the LOC137562585 gene encoding histidine N-acetyltransferase-like — translation MKLEAIPGTPQDGEFEFVLATEKEFEEVVTMSIGIYGGLDYLPSRYHSWVNEKDRMVVLAMKEGDIIGLISMFVMDGGETALLEGLRVAPWQRGRGIAGVLQRFGCQLVKHRYPNVKVVRLTRDDNLTPKELDKYRVIAKQGILLLRFNAPEFSSRISSLPLPPGPSRPSPPILLSSEEVRKVFLERGGLLKDLLPNKTVIQDWQPFRALPANYELLRRKSLRWMADDGVRPRVATLCTAPFPIPAGSRCFYLNIDVFGSNLRGVQEQLLSHLTAHAPSLPADVKCQLFLPPSMWRPMADFCTSVLGFHLEKGYTEQYLLEADI, via the exons ATGAAGCTAGAGGCCATACCTGGAACCCCCCAGGATGGGGAATTTGAATTTGTGCTGGCCACAGAGAAAGAGTTCGAAGAGGTTGTGACAATGTCTATTGGCATCTACGGAGGACTGGATTACCTACCCAGCCGATACCACAGTTGGGTGAACGAGAAGGATAGAATGGTGGTACTGGCCATGAAAGAAGGAGATATT ATTGGCCTTATTTCCATGTTTGTGATGGACGGAGGAGAGACGGCCCTTCTGGAGGGCCTGCGCGTAGCCCCCTGGCAGCGGGGCCGAGGCATTGCTGGAGTACTGCAGAGGTTTGGCTGTCAGCTGGTAAAACATCGATATCCAAACGTGAAAGTTGTGAGGCTGACCAGAGATGACAACCTGACTCCTAAGGAGCTCGACAAATATAGAGTCATCGCCAAACAG GGCATACTGCTTCTCCGCTTTAATGCACCAGAATTCTCCTCTCGAATATCTtcccttcctctaccccctgggcCATCGCGTCCATCTCCTCCGATCCTTCTGTCTTCTGAAGAGGTCCGTAAAGTCTTCTTGGAGCGTGGAGGACTGCTGAAGGATCTTTTGCCTAACAAAACAGTCATCCAAGACTGGCAGCCATTCCGAGCCCTGCCGGCCAATTATGAACTGCTGCGACGCAAATCTCTCCGCTGGATGGCAGATGACGGTGTTCGGCCAAGGGTGGCTACTCTCTGTACGGCTCCATTCCCGATCCCGGCGGGGTCGCGCTGCTTCTACCTCAACATTGACGTCTTTGGCTCTAATTTGAGAGGGGTGCAAGAGCAGTTGCTGTCCCACTTGACCGCCCATGCACCCTCACTACCTGCAGATGTAAAATGCCAGCTGTTCCTCCCCCCTAGCATGTGGAGGCCAATGGCTGACTTTTGCACTAGTGTGTTAGGCTTTCATCTGGAAAAAGGGTACACAGAGCAATATCTCCTAGAGGCAGATATATAG